Proteins from a genomic interval of Acetobacterium woodii DSM 1030:
- a CDS encoding MurR/RpiR family transcriptional regulator, whose amino-acid sequence MTSLLTEIRTKYNLFSSTQKVIANYILDHPDTVSLLSITELAKKCHTSETTVMRLLKKLNYSSYQIFRINLAKEFSETPSESIIEEILSDDNINTIKKKVIGHTITAINDLEHSLKDEAIETALNILLAAKRVLFFGVGASASISMDAMHKFGKIGLNVCSYPDPHFMNIIASHASADDVLFAVSHTGESLEVLNTVAIAQKNKAKIIALSSFENSTLAQQADIFLSSSTNDKKYHSEAMASRIVQLTIIDILYLSAFMRNESVFFAALSDSRDAVGLNKT is encoded by the coding sequence TTGACGTCACTGTTAACAGAAATACGCACCAAATATAATTTGTTTTCAAGCACCCAAAAGGTCATAGCCAATTATATCTTAGACCATCCCGATACCGTATCGCTGCTTTCCATCACGGAACTGGCTAAAAAATGCCATACCAGCGAAACGACCGTCATGCGGCTGCTAAAAAAACTGAATTACAGTTCCTATCAGATTTTTCGGATCAATCTCGCCAAGGAATTTTCAGAGACGCCTTCGGAAAGTATCATCGAAGAAATTTTGAGTGATGACAACATCAATACCATTAAAAAAAAGGTGATCGGCCATACCATTACCGCGATCAATGATCTGGAGCATTCTTTGAAAGATGAAGCCATTGAAACGGCCTTAAATATTTTACTGGCGGCCAAACGCGTGCTGTTTTTTGGCGTTGGTGCCTCGGCTTCTATCTCCATGGATGCCATGCATAAATTTGGGAAAATCGGACTGAATGTCTGTAGCTACCCGGACCCCCATTTTATGAACATTATCGCTTCCCATGCCTCGGCCGATGATGTGTTGTTTGCGGTTTCCCACACCGGTGAAAGCCTTGAAGTTTTAAACACCGTCGCGATTGCCCAAAAAAATAAAGCCAAGATTATCGCGCTGTCCAGTTTTGAGAATTCCACCCTGGCGCAACAAGCCGATATCTTTTTATCCAGCTCCACCAACGACAAAAAATACCATTCCGAAGCGATGGCCTCTCGCATTGTCCAGTTAACCATTATCGATATTCTATACCTGAGCGCCTTTATGCGAAATGAATCGGTTTTCTTTGCTGCCCTTTCTGATTCCCGGGATGCTGTTGGTCTAAACAAAACCTGA
- a CDS encoding FGGY-family carbohydrate kinase, with protein MNKAMYFMGVDTGTQSVRVVITDINGSVIAGDEQVYETFYPQAGWAQQKPTDWWRCFNEAVKNVMSSLTKEIRHNIQAVSVCSTSSTVIPIDEKGNPLTDAIMWMDTRAKKEMKAINATKHPVLAYSGGEDSVEWMIPKVLWIKNNQKDIYAKSYKIIEQLDWMNYQLCGVYATSICNATCKWNYVECEGGWNGEFFKQIGLPDYAEKLVLDVKHVGDFIGTINREFADHYDINREMKVVQGGIDAHIGMLGLGVAKEGKLAMIMGTSFVQLAFAEKKLNLAGIWGPYNNAIVPDQWLLEGGQISAGSIIKWFMREFDISSHDNPYVYMNEQVANIPAGAEGLVALDFFQGNRTPYKDANAKGVIYGLTLSHTKAHIYRALLESVALGTKNIIDNFEAQGCPINIIVGCGGVTKDATWMQIIADVTGKPIVVTEDASASVLGCAIVAAVGAGAYESFEAATKGMVKEAYSVQPNKELYQTYQGVFNTYTEIYEKLKDTMAK; from the coding sequence ATGAATAAGGCAATGTATTTTATGGGTGTTGACACCGGAACACAGAGTGTCAGAGTTGTGATTACTGATATCAACGGAAGTGTTATTGCTGGGGACGAACAGGTTTATGAAACGTTTTACCCACAGGCCGGTTGGGCCCAACAGAAACCGACCGACTGGTGGCGTTGTTTTAACGAAGCGGTAAAAAATGTGATGTCATCACTGACAAAAGAAATCCGCCATAATATTCAGGCCGTCAGTGTTTGTTCGACGTCATCAACCGTTATTCCTATTGATGAAAAAGGGAATCCCTTAACGGATGCCATCATGTGGATGGATACCCGAGCCAAAAAAGAAATGAAAGCCATTAACGCGACCAAACACCCGGTTTTAGCATACAGCGGTGGCGAAGATTCGGTGGAATGGATGATTCCCAAAGTGTTGTGGATTAAAAACAACCAAAAGGATATCTATGCCAAGAGCTATAAAATCATCGAACAACTGGATTGGATGAACTATCAGTTATGTGGCGTTTATGCCACCTCCATTTGTAATGCCACCTGTAAATGGAATTACGTCGAATGTGAAGGCGGCTGGAATGGCGAATTTTTTAAACAAATTGGGTTGCCGGATTATGCTGAAAAATTGGTATTGGATGTTAAACATGTCGGCGATTTTATTGGGACTATTAATCGTGAATTTGCCGATCATTATGATATCAATCGCGAAATGAAGGTGGTTCAAGGCGGGATTGACGCCCATATTGGGATGCTTGGTTTAGGGGTTGCCAAAGAAGGCAAACTGGCCATGATCATGGGCACCAGTTTTGTACAGTTGGCTTTTGCCGAAAAGAAATTAAATCTGGCCGGGATCTGGGGCCCATACAATAATGCCATTGTTCCCGATCAATGGTTGTTGGAAGGCGGTCAGATTTCCGCCGGATCGATCATCAAATGGTTCATGCGGGAATTCGATATCAGCAGCCACGATAATCCCTATGTTTATATGAATGAACAGGTGGCTAATATACCAGCTGGCGCGGAAGGATTAGTGGCCCTTGATTTTTTCCAGGGAAATCGAACGCCATATAAAGACGCTAACGCTAAAGGCGTGATTTATGGCTTGACGCTTAGCCATACCAAAGCCCATATTTATCGGGCCTTATTGGAATCGGTGGCCCTGGGAACCAAAAATATTATTGATAACTTTGAAGCTCAGGGGTGCCCGATTAACATTATAGTCGGTTGCGGCGGGGTTACCAAGGATGCGACCTGGATGCAAATTATTGCGGATGTCACCGGAAAACCAATTGTCGTCACGGAAGATGCCAGTGCCAGTGTCTTGGGCTGTGCCATTGTCGCCGCGGTTGGGGCCGGCGCCTACGAAAGCTTTGAGGCGGCCACCAAAGGGATGGTCAAGGAAGCCTACTCGGTGCAACCCAATAAAGAACTTTATCAAACCTATCAGGGCGTATTTAACACCTATACCGAAATCTACGAAAAGCTAAAAGACACGATGGCCAAATAA
- the deoC gene encoding deoxyribose-phosphate aldolase has translation MTNKEILSHIDHTLLKQFATWEEIKVICEDAIEYQTASVCIPPAYVKKIKKTYGDKLNICTVIGFPLGYNTTATKVFEAVDAVKNGASEIDMVINITALKNKDYDLVQNEIAEIKKAIGAKILKVIVETCFLTAAEKVKVCELVTNAGADYIKTSTGFGTAGATIEDIRLFKAHIGPNVKMKAAGGVKTVDDLIAFINEGCARIGTSSAVKLLKGEAVSGY, from the coding sequence ATGACAAATAAGGAAATTTTAAGCCATATTGACCACACCCTGTTAAAACAATTTGCCACCTGGGAGGAAATCAAGGTGATCTGCGAGGATGCAATTGAATACCAGACGGCATCGGTGTGTATTCCTCCGGCTTATGTGAAAAAAATTAAAAAAACTTACGGCGACAAACTGAATATCTGTACCGTTATTGGGTTTCCTTTGGGTTATAATACCACGGCGACCAAGGTTTTTGAAGCCGTTGATGCGGTGAAAAATGGCGCTTCAGAAATTGATATGGTGATTAATATTACGGCACTCAAAAACAAAGATTATGATCTGGTTCAAAATGAAATTGCGGAAATTAAAAAAGCCATTGGCGCTAAGATCTTAAAAGTGATTGTTGAAACGTGTTTTTTAACAGCAGCCGAAAAGGTGAAGGTTTGCGAACTGGTTACCAATGCCGGGGCAGATTATATTAAAACGTCAACCGGTTTTGGAACGGCTGGGGCAACGATTGAAGATATCCGCTTATTTAAAGCCCATATTGGTCCAAATGTAAAAATGAAAGCAGCCGGTGGGGTTAAAACGGTGGATGATCTGATTGCTTTTATTAATGAAGGTTGCGCTCGGATTGGAACCAGTTCAGCAGTTAAGCTGTTAAAAGGCGAAGCTGTTAGTGGTTACTAA
- a CDS encoding ABC transporter ATP-binding protein yields MNVIEINQLTKYYGKHRGIENVTFSVEEGEIFGFIGPNGAGKSTTIRTLLSLIHPTSGSATIFGKDCFKYGNEIRRDIGYLPSEVFYYEHMKVLEVLKYSASFYDHVDYTRIQSLAEMMDLDLTKRIDDLSYGNKKKVGIVQGLLHEPRLIILDEPTGGLDPLMQQKFFELIQTENKNGATILFSSHILSEVQKLCSRVAIIKDGTIIKVENIRNMQKHNYKKFTLEYQGVIDVQHFNLEGITNLTVDKNVLHFLYKGDINRVIERLQGQSLLNILIEEPSLEEIFIHYYQKED; encoded by the coding sequence ATGAATGTGATTGAAATCAATCAGCTAACTAAATATTATGGTAAACATCGTGGCATTGAAAACGTCACTTTTTCTGTCGAAGAAGGTGAAATTTTCGGATTTATCGGCCCTAACGGCGCCGGAAAATCAACCACGATTCGGACCCTCCTGTCGCTTATCCATCCCACCAGTGGCTCGGCAACAATTTTTGGCAAAGATTGTTTTAAATATGGTAATGAAATCAGGCGCGATATTGGTTATCTGCCTTCTGAAGTTTTTTATTATGAACATATGAAAGTCCTTGAAGTGCTTAAATACTCTGCCAGTTTTTACGATCATGTCGATTATACGCGGATACAGAGTCTCGCTGAAATGATGGATCTGGATTTAACCAAACGTATTGATGACTTATCCTATGGCAACAAAAAAAAAGTTGGCATTGTTCAAGGTCTCCTTCATGAACCCCGGTTGATTATTCTGGATGAACCCACTGGCGGTCTTGATCCCTTAATGCAGCAGAAATTCTTTGAGCTGATTCAAACCGAAAATAAAAACGGTGCAACCATTTTGTTTTCTTCCCATATTCTTTCGGAAGTCCAAAAATTATGCAGCCGCGTCGCGATTATTAAAGATGGGACGATTATAAAAGTTGAAAATATCCGGAACATGCAAAAACACAATTATAAAAAATTCACCCTTGAATACCAGGGTGTCATTGATGTTCAGCACTTCAATCTTGAGGGTATCACGAATTTGACCGTTGATAAAAACGTCCTGCATTTTTTATATAAAGGTGATATCAATCGTGTGATTGAACGCCTTCAAGGTCAATCATTGCTAAATATTCTGATTGAAGAACCCAGTCTTGAGGAAATTTTTATACATTATTACCAAAAGGAGGATTAG
- a CDS encoding NAD(P)H-dependent glycerol-3-phosphate dehydrogenase produces MSIITFIGAGQMASALSFPATENGHEVRLVGTPLDRDIIDSAELTGFHPTLKRQLPHEGMTYYQIDDVELALDGTNAVLCGVSSFGVDWFAEQILPLIPDTVPLLSVTKGMIDQEDGTMITYPDYFASKLPAGKKLSINAIGGPCTSYELADKDHSTVAFCGIDMEILKRFKKIFATDYYHISLSRDVVGVECAVALKNAYALGVSLAIGLALGPNGDGKEHYNSQAALFGQSIKEMKHLLKLVNGGEENIIYGAGDLYVTIFGGRTRKIGTLLGRGFTFEEAMAELEGVTLESIVIATRTAHWVRRLAERNMVKLADFPLLMHVDAIINHGVPVAIPWSTFETEKY; encoded by the coding sequence ATGAGTATTATTACCTTTATCGGTGCCGGACAAATGGCTTCGGCCTTGTCTTTTCCAGCCACCGAAAACGGCCATGAAGTCCGCCTGGTGGGAACCCCTCTGGATCGGGATATTATTGATTCCGCCGAACTAACGGGATTTCACCCGACCCTAAAACGCCAGCTGCCCCATGAAGGCATGACATATTATCAGATTGACGATGTAGAACTGGCTCTGGACGGCACTAATGCCGTACTTTGCGGGGTCAGCAGCTTTGGGGTCGATTGGTTTGCCGAACAAATTTTGCCGCTGATTCCGGATACCGTTCCGCTGCTATCCGTAACTAAAGGTATGATTGATCAAGAGGATGGCACGATGATCACCTACCCCGATTATTTTGCCAGTAAACTCCCGGCCGGGAAAAAGTTGTCCATCAATGCCATCGGCGGACCTTGTACCAGTTATGAATTGGCAGACAAGGATCATTCGACTGTCGCCTTTTGTGGTATCGATATGGAAATACTAAAACGTTTCAAGAAAATTTTTGCAACCGACTATTATCACATCAGTCTTTCCCGCGATGTGGTCGGTGTTGAATGTGCGGTTGCACTCAAAAACGCCTACGCGCTGGGGGTTTCGCTGGCAATTGGTCTAGCGCTTGGTCCAAATGGCGATGGTAAAGAACATTATAATTCCCAAGCCGCGCTCTTTGGCCAAAGCATCAAAGAAATGAAACACCTGCTAAAACTCGTTAACGGCGGTGAAGAAAATATTATCTATGGGGCCGGGGATTTGTATGTTACCATTTTTGGCGGGCGAACCCGAAAGATCGGCACCCTGCTGGGCCGAGGTTTCACTTTTGAAGAAGCGATGGCGGAACTGGAAGGTGTTACGCTGGAATCGATCGTGATTGCTACCCGCACTGCCCATTGGGTTCGACGCCTTGCCGAACGCAATATGGTTAAACTGGCTGATTTTCCCTTGCTTATGCATGTTGATGCAATCATTAACCATGGTGTTCCCGTCGCAATCCCCTGGAGCACTTTTGAGACTGAAAAATATTAA
- a CDS encoding galactitol-1-phosphate 5-dehydrogenase, translating into MKAVCMYKPGDLRVEEVDLPVVQADEVMVKVRAVGLCGSDIPRALVYGAHVSPIIIGHEFSGEITELGAQIKNFKVGDRVVVPPLIPCFECEWCQKGIYSLCEHYDYYGSRRNGALAEYVAVKEGNLLKVPDNVSYEDAATIDPCANAYHGLTRANFQAGDSVCVVGTGPIGLFAAQYAKLAGASQVIAVDVWDEKLVIAKKVGADVTINSLKEDAVEAVKKATNGKGANIVIDFSGVPMAQKQCLLMASKMGRVVYLGISHKGLELSEKELDTLMRSQLSLIGSWNSFTKPYPGEDWTESLKMFAEKGMTAKDIISHRLPLDEVPNVFAEIAKGGYFYNKIMFYPWGEN; encoded by the coding sequence ATGAAAGCGGTATGTATGTATAAACCAGGTGATTTGCGTGTAGAAGAAGTCGATTTGCCCGTGGTGCAAGCCGACGAGGTCATGGTGAAAGTCCGGGCCGTGGGTCTTTGCGGTTCCGATATTCCTCGGGCTTTGGTCTATGGCGCCCATGTTTCGCCGATTATTATCGGACACGAATTTTCCGGCGAAATTACCGAATTGGGTGCGCAAATAAAAAATTTCAAAGTTGGAGACCGGGTAGTGGTACCACCGCTGATTCCCTGTTTTGAATGTGAATGGTGTCAAAAGGGTATTTATTCACTGTGCGAACATTATGATTATTATGGATCACGACGAAATGGTGCTCTGGCTGAATATGTCGCGGTTAAAGAAGGTAATCTGCTGAAAGTGCCGGACAATGTTTCTTACGAAGATGCGGCAACCATTGATCCTTGTGCAAACGCTTATCATGGTCTGACCCGGGCTAATTTTCAGGCCGGGGATTCGGTTTGTGTGGTTGGAACCGGACCGATTGGTTTATTTGCCGCTCAATACGCAAAACTGGCGGGAGCATCGCAGGTGATCGCGGTCGATGTTTGGGATGAAAAATTAGTGATCGCCAAAAAAGTCGGTGCTGACGTCACCATTAATTCGTTAAAAGAAGATGCCGTCGAAGCGGTTAAAAAAGCGACTAATGGGAAAGGGGCCAACATCGTGATCGATTTTTCCGGCGTTCCCATGGCACAGAAACAATGTCTTTTAATGGCCAGTAAAATGGGCCGGGTGGTTTATCTGGGAATCTCTCATAAGGGTCTCGAGCTCAGCGAAAAAGAACTGGATACGCTGATGCGCAGTCAACTAAGCCTGATTGGCTCCTGGAATTCGTTTACCAAACCTTATCCCGGGGAAGACTGGACCGAATCGCTAAAAATGTTTGCCGAAAAAGGTATGACGGCGAAAGACATTATCAGCCATCGTTTGCCGCTTGATGAAGTACCGAATGTTTTTGCTGAAATAGCCAAGGGGGGCTATTTTTACAATAAAATAATGTTTTATCCATGGGGGGAGAATTAA
- a CDS encoding PH domain-containing protein codes for MTYSISLLSTLNPLFFGLLALAGLLLAKAIYTFKTYNSDKDLRRNAIKEMTIGGLVLVLILGIFVVVPLVAGVTVKDTELALRLPTGFTFETYPEADILSAKIVSLDQTEYAIASKVVGTENRNYREGIFKLQNGTEAAVFTNGNTAILVETPNRTLLLGPDHFDDFIKSFGEKLIPVQP; via the coding sequence ATGACTTATTCCATTTCTCTTTTAAGCACGCTTAATCCACTTTTTTTTGGTCTTTTGGCCTTAGCCGGACTTCTTCTCGCCAAAGCCATTTATACCTTTAAAACCTACAATTCCGACAAAGACCTACGGCGCAATGCCATTAAAGAAATGACCATCGGCGGTCTCGTTCTGGTTTTAATCCTGGGTATTTTTGTTGTCGTTCCGTTGGTTGCCGGTGTCACGGTTAAGGACACCGAACTCGCCCTCCGACTGCCGACTGGTTTTACCTTTGAGACGTATCCGGAAGCAGATATTCTTTCGGCCAAAATCGTCAGTTTGGATCAAACCGAATATGCCATCGCATCAAAAGTCGTTGGTACCGAAAACCGGAATTATCGGGAAGGTATTTTTAAGTTGCAAAACGGCACCGAAGCCGCCGTATTCACAAACGGCAACACCGCGATATTGGTAGAAACCCCCAACCGCACGCTGCTTTTGGGCCCCGACCATTTTGATGATTTTATCAAAAGCTTTGGCGAAAAACTGATTCCCGTTCAACCTTAA
- a CDS encoding ABC transporter permease subunit, translating to MNMLEQELRMGRKSLILWCLSLTGILILFMLIYPAISDQMADFQKVFESFPIEFQRAVGVDNLDLGSILSFYQFPYTYILLAGAVQAMNMGVSILSAEVREKTGDFLFVKPVSRNQIIAMKMLAVLIQILITNAVIFLVALITITLLTTDTYNVELFVLITFSLLFIQIFFASLGLFISVFLRRIRTVLPISMGVVFIFYIIFLMNETLNDVKLGLISPFGYFSLSEITKNMNYDSLYLFLWFILVGLFIFLTFKIFSKKDLPSI from the coding sequence ATGAACATGCTCGAACAGGAACTCCGGATGGGCCGAAAATCGCTGATTCTCTGGTGCCTCTCCCTGACTGGCATCTTAATTTTATTTATGCTGATTTATCCGGCTATTTCTGATCAAATGGCCGATTTCCAAAAAGTTTTTGAGAGTTTCCCCATTGAATTCCAACGGGCAGTTGGTGTTGACAATCTCGATCTTGGCAGCATTCTCAGTTTTTATCAATTTCCTTATACCTATATTTTATTGGCTGGCGCCGTCCAAGCCATGAATATGGGCGTTTCCATTCTCTCTGCGGAAGTAAGAGAAAAAACCGGCGACTTTCTTTTTGTTAAACCCGTCAGCCGAAATCAAATTATTGCGATGAAAATGTTAGCTGTTTTAATTCAAATTCTAATTACCAACGCCGTTATCTTTTTAGTCGCGCTGATCACGATTACGCTACTTACGACAGATACCTATAATGTTGAACTTTTTGTGCTGATTACCTTTAGTTTATTATTTATTCAAATTTTCTTTGCCAGTTTAGGTTTGTTTATCTCTGTTTTTTTAAGACGGATCCGCACGGTCCTTCCGATTAGCATGGGCGTGGTTTTTATTTTTTACATTATCTTTTTAATGAATGAAACGTTAAACGACGTAAAATTGGGATTGATCTCGCCTTTTGGTTATTTTAGTCTTTCTGAAATAACCAAAAATATGAATTATGATTCGCTGTATTTATTTCTCTGGTTTATTTTAGTTGGGCTTTTTATCTTCCTGACTTTTAAAATTTTTTCTAAAAAAGATTTACCATCCATCTAA
- a CDS encoding TVP38/TMEM64 family protein yields MEIFSTLDTLQSFLLQFGIWTPLAFFILQLLQIIIAPIPGGTVGLVGGALFGTFEGFLLSATGTLLGSTIVFVLAKRFGRPFVLKFVSPELVEKYDHIKESKLNIVLFLIFIFPLFPDDMLCFVAGLSTMPLKTFVIIVLLARTPSVFINTMIGAGIMDDTPTQFIVALVIYIVLIAVLYFNRKRLDDFISHNKIDSEKLPDSKKNDKEL; encoded by the coding sequence ATGGAAATTTTTTCGACATTAGACACCTTGCAGAGCTTTCTTTTACAATTTGGCATTTGGACACCGTTGGCTTTTTTTATCCTACAACTGCTTCAAATCATCATTGCCCCCATTCCCGGCGGCACCGTTGGTTTAGTCGGAGGCGCACTTTTTGGCACATTTGAGGGTTTTTTGTTAAGTGCCACCGGAACCCTGCTTGGTTCAACCATTGTTTTTGTCTTAGCCAAGCGTTTTGGTCGCCCTTTTGTCCTAAAGTTCGTTTCCCCGGAACTGGTTGAAAAATATGATCATATTAAAGAATCCAAGCTTAACATCGTTCTTTTTCTGATTTTTATTTTTCCGCTGTTCCCCGATGATATGCTTTGTTTTGTTGCGGGTCTCTCAACCATGCCATTAAAAACTTTTGTAATCATTGTTTTATTGGCCCGAACCCCCAGTGTTTTTATTAACACCATGATTGGAGCCGGGATCATGGATGATACCCCCACCCAGTTCATTGTGGCACTGGTTATTTATATTGTTCTCATTGCGGTCCTTTATTTTAACCGGAAACGATTGGATGATTTTATCTCGCACAATAAAATAGATTCTGAAAAACTTCCTGATTCAAAAAAAAATGACAAGGAGCTTTAA
- a CDS encoding ABC transporter permease subunit — protein sequence MNILLKELKATIKSLIIWCLAQVFIIYAGMMKYQGFSDSKVDVTALFSSFPKEMLVVFGIGTVDISKVAGFYSVFFLYFMLLAAIHATMLGAVIVSKEERDHCADFIYTKPIRRFQVILPKLFAGVINILIFNMITLVASLFFIAQHNNGNSLFSKVSLTMLALFILQLFFLTLGTFLGSLLKNTKRATSLSATFIMVFFLISIAVDLYNKLDFLKYLTPFKSFNAANLMLDGQIAAPSAAILLLLSLIFTALTFIAFNQRDLAT from the coding sequence ATGAATATCTTACTAAAAGAACTAAAAGCAACTATCAAATCCTTAATTATCTGGTGTTTAGCGCAAGTATTTATTATCTATGCCGGGATGATGAAATATCAGGGTTTTTCTGATTCTAAAGTCGATGTCACCGCTTTATTTTCGAGCTTTCCCAAAGAAATGCTGGTCGTTTTTGGAATTGGCACGGTTGATATTTCCAAGGTGGCGGGTTTTTATTCGGTTTTCTTTTTATATTTTATGCTTTTAGCCGCTATTCATGCCACCATGCTTGGGGCTGTTATCGTCTCCAAAGAAGAACGTGACCATTGTGCCGATTTCATCTATACCAAACCGATCAGACGCTTTCAAGTCATTCTCCCTAAGTTATTCGCCGGTGTGATTAATATTTTGATTTTTAATATGATTACTTTAGTCGCCTCATTGTTTTTTATTGCCCAACATAATAATGGCAATAGTCTCTTTTCTAAAGTTTCTTTAACCATGCTGGCTTTATTTATCCTGCAATTATTCTTTTTGACTTTAGGGACCTTTTTGGGTTCACTATTAAAAAACACGAAACGTGCAACTTCACTATCAGCCACTTTTATTATGGTCTTTTTTCTGATTTCAATCGCCGTGGATTTATACAACAAACTCGATTTTCTAAAGTATCTGACCCCGTTTAAGTCCTTTAACGCTGCTAATCTGATGCTTGATGGACAAATTGCCGCGCCTTCCGCCGCAATTTTATTACTGCTGTCGCTAATTTTTACGGCCTTGACCTTTATTGCCTTTAACCAACGCGATTTGGCGACTTAA